The following proteins come from a genomic window of Lolium rigidum isolate FL_2022 chromosome 5, APGP_CSIRO_Lrig_0.1, whole genome shotgun sequence:
- the LOC124656495 gene encoding caffeoylshikimate esterase-like gives MANDDIKYEEEHISKSRGVELFTCRWTPLNREPKALIFLCHGYAMECSISMRGTGTRLAKAGFEVHGVDYEGHGKSSGLQGYISNLNDVVSDCFTYFASISEKEDHKGKRPKFLLGESMGGAIALMLHRKEPTFWDGAILVAPMCKIVDEMKPAPIVISILCKLSNVIPTWKIIPTDDIIDKAIKNEERREEVRNNPYCYKGRPRLKTGYEIFMASLDIESNLDKVTMPFIIVHGGADAVTDPSVSEALYKLAESKDKTLKLYPGMCHALTSGETESNIDLVFSDIIQWLDERASVS, from the exons ATGGCCAATGATGATATCAAATATGAGGAG GAACATATTTCAAAATCACGAGGGGTGGAACTCTTTACATGCCGATGGACCCCTCTAAACCGTGAACCTAAAGCATTGATATTCCTATGTCACG GATATGCCATGGAATGCAGCATTTCTATGAGAG gCACAGGCACACGATTGGCAAAGGCTGGATTTGAAGTGCATGGTGTGGACTATGAGGGCCATGGAAAATCTTCTGGACTTCAAGGCTACATTAGCAATCTAAATGATGTCGTCAGTGACTGCTTCACATACTTTGCAAGTATCTCTG AGAAAGAAGATCACAAGGGAAAGCGGCCGAAGTTCTTGCTTGGCGAGTCGATGGGAGGAGCAATAGCGTTGATGCTTCATAGGAAGGAACCTACCTTTTGGGATGGGGCCATTTTGGTTGCCCCCATGTGCAAG ATTGTTGATGAGATGAAGCCTGCTCCAATTGTAATTTCAATTTTATGCAAGCTCAGCAATGTGATCCCTACATGGAAGATTATTCCTACTGATGATATCATTGATAAGGCAATTAAAAATGAGGAACGGCGTGAAGAG GTCAGAAACAATCCTTATTGCTATAAAGGAAGGCCTAGGCTAAAGACTGGTTATGAAATTTTTATGGCAAGCTTGGATATTGAAAGCAATCTTGACAAG GTAACCATGCCATTCATTATAGTCCACGGTGGTGCTGATGCCGTCACTGATCCATCAGTAAGTGAGGCACTATATAAATTAGCTGAGAGTAAAGACAAGACGTTGAAGCTCTACCCAGGGATGTGTCATGCCTTGACGTCCGGTGAAACAGAGAGCAACATCGACCTTGTGTTTTCAGACATTATTCAGTGGCTTGATGAGAGGGCATCAGTTTCATAA